The following coding sequences are from one Nonlabens arenilitoris window:
- a CDS encoding AAA family ATPase: MSDVTAIDNLVKKHQELKKEIAKIIIGQDEVIDQILISIFAGGHALLVGVPGLAKTLMVNTISQALGLQFKRIQFTPDLMPSDILGSEILDENRTFKFIKGPIFSNIILADEINRTPPKTQAALLEAMQEKTVTVAGHNYKLDAPYFVLATQNPIEQEGTYPLPEAQLDRFMFAINLAYPSFEEEVNVVKATTSNHKPQINALFNAQEIIDFQQLVRRIPVADNVIEYAVALVGKTRPKSDAAPEIVKEYIDWGAGPRASQNLILAAKTHAAVNGKYSPDIEDVKAVATGILRHRIIKNYKAEAEGYTENSIIAKIL, translated from the coding sequence ATGTCAGATGTAACTGCTATCGATAACTTGGTTAAAAAGCACCAAGAACTCAAAAAAGAAATTGCAAAAATCATTATAGGACAAGATGAAGTCATAGACCAGATTCTGATTTCAATTTTTGCAGGTGGACACGCCTTACTAGTAGGTGTTCCTGGACTTGCAAAAACCTTAATGGTAAATACGATTTCTCAAGCTCTAGGACTACAGTTCAAACGCATACAGTTTACACCAGATTTAATGCCTAGCGATATATTAGGAAGTGAAATATTAGATGAAAATAGAACCTTTAAATTCATTAAAGGACCTATTTTTTCTAACATCATCCTGGCAGATGAGATTAACCGTACACCACCTAAAACACAAGCTGCACTTTTAGAGGCGATGCAAGAGAAAACGGTTACTGTTGCAGGACACAATTATAAATTAGATGCACCATATTTTGTACTAGCTACACAAAACCCTATAGAGCAAGAAGGTACTTATCCTTTACCAGAGGCACAACTAGATCGATTCATGTTTGCTATTAATCTAGCTTACCCTTCATTTGAAGAAGAAGTAAATGTCGTTAAGGCCACCACTAGTAATCATAAACCACAAATTAATGCATTGTTTAATGCACAAGAAATAATAGATTTTCAACAGCTAGTACGTCGTATTCCTGTAGCAGATAATGTTATAGAATATGCTGTTGCATTAGTAGGTAAAACAAGACCTAAATCTGATGCTGCACCAGAGATAGTAAAGGAGTATATAGATTGGGGTGCAGGACCGCGTGCATCGCAAAATTTAATTCTTGCCGCAAAGACTCATGCAGCAGTCAATGGTAAATACAGTCCAGATATAGAAGATGTAAAGGCAGTTGCCACAGGGATCTTAAGACATCGCATTATTAAAAACTACAAGGCTGAAGCAGAAGGTTATACCGAAAATAGTATTATCGCAAAGATTCTATAA
- a CDS encoding aconitate hydratase translates to MAFDIDMIKKVYAEMPARVDKAREITGKPLTLAEKILYSHLWDGTPGKAFTRGKDYVDFAPDRIACQDATAQMALLQFMQAGKDKVAVPTTVHCDHLIQAKNGATADLQSAMNTSNEVFNFLESVSDKYGIGFWKPGAGIIHQVVLENYAFPGGMMIGTDSHTVNAGGLGMVAIGVGGADAVDVMAGMAWELKFPKLIGVKLTGKLSGWTAPKDVILKVAEILTVKGGTGAIVEYFGDGAVNLSCTGKGTICNMGAEIGATTSTFGYDDSMERYLRATERADIADAANEVKDYLTGDPEVYANPEQYFDQVIEINLDTLMPLINGPFTPDLATEVGSMNEKATENDWPLKVEWGLIGSCTNSSYEDLSRASSVAQQAIDKKLVTKAEFGINPGSEKVRYTTERDGILGVFENVNAKIFTNACGPCIGQWARYSDPKNAPKNSIIHSFNRNFAKRADGNPNTHAFVASPEMVAAIAIAGRLDFNPMTDKLINEDGEEVMLDEPTGWELPPKGFEVKDDGYLAPQEDGTGVVVKVAEDSDRLQLLEPFTPIGTDLSNAKLLIKAFGKCTTDHISMAGPWLRFRGHLDNIANNTLIGAVNAFNKQTNFVKNQLDGEYGAVPATARAYKAAGIPSIVVGDHNYGEGSSREHAAMQPRHLGVVAVIVKSFARIHETNLKKQGMLGLTFANEADYDLIQEDDTFNFVDLAKFSPDVPLTIEITHADGTKDTIKANHTYNAAQIEWFHKGSALNKIKEDNAA, encoded by the coding sequence ATGGCTTTTGATATTGATATGATTAAAAAGGTGTATGCTGAGATGCCAGCTCGTGTAGATAAAGCACGTGAGATCACTGGCAAGCCACTTACACTTGCAGAGAAAATTTTATATTCTCACTTATGGGATGGTACTCCAGGTAAAGCTTTCACAAGAGGAAAGGATTATGTAGACTTTGCACCGGATCGTATCGCATGTCAAGATGCAACTGCTCAAATGGCTTTATTGCAATTTATGCAGGCAGGTAAAGATAAAGTAGCGGTTCCTACAACTGTGCATTGTGATCACTTGATACAGGCAAAGAATGGTGCAACTGCTGATCTTCAAAGTGCAATGAATACCTCAAACGAAGTATTTAATTTCTTAGAATCTGTATCAGATAAATATGGTATTGGTTTCTGGAAACCAGGAGCTGGAATTATTCACCAAGTAGTTCTTGAAAACTATGCATTCCCAGGAGGAATGATGATTGGTACAGATTCTCACACTGTAAATGCTGGAGGACTAGGAATGGTTGCTATAGGTGTAGGTGGAGCAGATGCTGTAGACGTAATGGCAGGAATGGCTTGGGAATTGAAATTTCCTAAGTTAATTGGTGTTAAACTTACCGGTAAATTATCTGGATGGACTGCCCCAAAAGATGTTATTCTTAAAGTAGCAGAGATTCTGACTGTTAAAGGAGGAACTGGTGCAATAGTAGAATACTTTGGTGATGGTGCTGTTAACCTTTCTTGTACTGGTAAAGGTACTATCTGTAATATGGGAGCAGAGATAGGAGCGACTACTTCAACTTTTGGATATGATGACTCTATGGAACGTTATTTACGTGCTACTGAGAGAGCTGACATTGCAGATGCTGCAAATGAAGTAAAAGATTACCTAACTGGTGATCCTGAAGTTTATGCAAATCCAGAGCAATACTTTGATCAAGTAATTGAGATCAATTTAGATACATTAATGCCATTAATCAACGGACCATTTACACCAGATCTTGCGACTGAAGTAGGTTCAATGAATGAAAAGGCAACTGAAAATGACTGGCCATTAAAAGTAGAATGGGGACTGATAGGTTCTTGTACAAACTCTTCTTATGAAGATCTTTCTCGTGCAAGTTCTGTAGCACAACAGGCTATTGATAAAAAACTAGTTACTAAAGCAGAGTTTGGAATCAATCCTGGATCAGAAAAAGTACGTTACACCACAGAGCGTGATGGAATATTAGGAGTGTTTGAAAATGTAAATGCAAAGATCTTTACAAACGCTTGTGGACCATGTATTGGTCAGTGGGCACGTTATAGTGATCCTAAAAACGCACCTAAAAACTCTATTATCCACTCCTTCAATAGAAACTTTGCAAAACGTGCTGATGGTAACCCTAATACACATGCTTTTGTAGCGTCTCCAGAAATGGTAGCAGCTATTGCGATTGCAGGTAGATTAGACTTTAATCCAATGACCGATAAGCTTATTAATGAAGATGGTGAAGAAGTGATGTTAGACGAGCCTACAGGATGGGAATTACCTCCTAAAGGATTTGAAGTAAAAGATGATGGTTACCTAGCGCCTCAAGAAGATGGAACTGGTGTAGTTGTTAAAGTGGCTGAAGATTCAGATCGTTTACAGTTATTAGAACCATTTACACCTATAGGTACTGATTTAAGTAATGCAAAATTATTGATTAAAGCATTTGGGAAATGTACTACAGACCATATTTCTATGGCAGGACCATGGTTACGTTTTAGAGGACACTTAGACAATATTGCAAACAATACTTTGATAGGTGCAGTTAATGCATTTAACAAACAAACTAATTTTGTTAAAAATCAATTAGATGGTGAGTATGGCGCAGTGCCTGCAACAGCAAGAGCTTATAAAGCAGCTGGTATTCCTTCAATTGTAGTAGGTGATCACAATTATGGTGAAGGTTCTTCTCGTGAGCATGCAGCGATGCAACCACGTCACTTAGGAGTAGTTGCCGTGATTGTAAAATCATTTGCACGTATCCATGAGACTAACTTGAAGAAACAAGGTATGCTAGGACTTACATTTGCAAATGAAGCAGATTATGACTTGATTCAAGAAGATGACACGTTCAACTTTGTAGATCTTGCTAAATTCTCTCCAGACGTACCTTTAACAATTGAGATTACTCATGCAGACGGTACTAAGGATACAATTAAAGCAAATCACACCTACAACGCTGCTCAAATTGAGTGGTTCCATAAAGGAAGTGCTTTGAATAAAATTAAAGAAGATAACGCAGCTTAA